A genome region from Geminicoccus roseus DSM 18922 includes the following:
- a CDS encoding carboxymuconolactone decarboxylase family protein gives MFLHTIGEEEATGRVAEIYAAQRQQLGFVMEAMKSFTTRPDLLPAYTDFSDKVRAGFSLGQRAWRLITLIAARQVPSSYCSHVYRKQLVADLGSPAAVLAVQRDFRSAGLPAREVEMLAYAEKVATDASKVTLADIDQLRAAGFTDQEIGDIALCAAFRCFVGRFFDAVGAGVEPAFLAEDESFRSAMTVGRAV, from the coding sequence ATGTTCCTGCACACGATCGGCGAGGAGGAGGCGACCGGCCGGGTCGCGGAGATCTATGCGGCGCAGCGCCAGCAGCTGGGCTTCGTCATGGAGGCGATGAAAAGCTTCACCACCCGGCCGGATCTGCTGCCGGCCTACACGGATTTTTCCGACAAGGTCCGGGCCGGCTTCTCGCTGGGGCAAAGGGCCTGGCGGCTGATCACGCTGATCGCGGCTAGGCAGGTGCCCTCCAGCTACTGCTCGCATGTCTATAGAAAGCAGCTGGTCGCGGACCTGGGCTCACCGGCGGCGGTGCTGGCGGTGCAGCGCGACTTCCGCAGCGCCGGGCTGCCGGCGCGCGAGGTCGAGATGCTGGCCTATGCCGAGAAGGTCGCGACCGATGCGTCCAAGGTGACCCTGGCCGATATCGATCAGCTGCGCGCGGCGGGCTTCACCGACCAGGAGATCGGCGACATCGCGCTGTGCGCGGCGTTCCGCTGCTTTGTCGGCCGGTTCTTCGACGCGGTGGGTGCCGGGGTGGAGCCGGCCTTCCTGGCGGAGGACGAGTCGTTCCGCAGCGCGATGACGGTGGGCCGGGCGGTGTAG
- the lysM gene encoding peptidoglycan-binding protein LysM codes for MGLIDFVKAAGRSLGIGSAEAAPSADELKKEAQSHGLDVSGVDVAVDGDKVTVSGGTASQEQKEKIILAMGNVAGVAKVEDKLQPATAADTSSYYTVKKGDTLSAIAKAQYGEAGKYPVIFEANKPMLSDPDKIYPGQVLRIPPKAA; via the coding sequence ATGGGCCTCATCGACTTCGTCAAGGCGGCCGGGCGCTCGCTCGGCATCGGATCGGCCGAAGCGGCGCCATCCGCCGACGAATTGAAGAAGGAAGCGCAGAGCCATGGACTGGACGTCTCGGGCGTCGACGTCGCGGTGGACGGCGACAAGGTGACGGTGAGCGGCGGGACCGCCTCCCAGGAGCAAAAGGAGAAGATCATCCTGGCAATGGGCAACGTCGCGGGCGTTGCCAAGGTCGAGGACAAGCTGCAGCCGGCGACCGCCGCCGACACCTCCAGCTACTACACCGTCAAGAAGGGAGACACGCTCTCGGCGATCGCCAAGGCCCAGTACGGCGAGGCCGGCAAGTACCCGGTCATCTTCGAGGCCAACAAGCCGATGCTGTCCGATCCGGACAAGATCTACCCGGGCCAGGTCCTGCGCATCCCGCCCAAGGCCGCCTGA
- a CDS encoding MgtC/SapB family protein — translation MPIDHDLFSRLSVALAIGLLVGLERGWQARDLDEGRRAAGFRTFAITGLLGGLCAALVPLAGGLVLAVGLLAFTIAFTVFYRLEAEADLDVSATGVVSGMLTFVLGAYAVLGDLQVAVGSAVALAALLALKQPLHDWLRRLRWVEIRAGLVLLAMTFLLLPLLPDRTVDPWDALNPREIWLLAIIIAALSFVGYGAVRIMGERAGIALVALAGGLASSTATTLTLSRLGRGNAAGTPVLAGGILLAGAVMVGRVVAVAFALNPALLPLLAWPLGVAILVLLAGAALWLMRRPKAGGQGPLLQLQNPLELAVTFKLVAIIALVMLLSKIVGDRFGEAGIYVLAAVSGLADVDALTLTMARQGGGTTPLPTAATAILIVVAVNSLVKGAMAAGFGTPRLGLAVTGTSLAAIAAGGLAYLLG, via the coding sequence TTGCCGATCGACCACGACCTGTTCTCCCGCCTGAGCGTGGCGCTGGCCATCGGCCTGCTGGTCGGGCTGGAGCGCGGCTGGCAGGCGCGCGACCTGGACGAGGGAAGGCGGGCGGCCGGCTTTCGCACCTTCGCGATCACCGGCCTGCTGGGCGGGCTGTGCGCGGCGCTGGTGCCGCTGGCGGGCGGGCTGGTGCTGGCGGTGGGGCTTCTGGCCTTCACGATCGCGTTCACCGTCTTCTACCGGCTGGAAGCCGAAGCCGACCTGGACGTCAGCGCCACCGGGGTGGTCTCGGGCATGCTGACCTTCGTGCTCGGCGCCTATGCGGTGCTGGGCGACCTGCAGGTCGCGGTGGGCTCCGCGGTGGCGCTGGCAGCACTCCTGGCGCTGAAGCAGCCGCTGCATGACTGGCTGCGCCGGCTGCGCTGGGTGGAGATCCGGGCGGGCCTGGTGCTGCTGGCGATGACCTTCCTGCTGCTGCCGCTGCTCCCCGACCGGACCGTCGACCCCTGGGACGCGCTCAATCCGAGGGAAATCTGGCTGTTGGCGATCATCATCGCCGCCCTGTCGTTCGTGGGCTACGGCGCGGTGCGGATCATGGGCGAGCGCGCCGGGATCGCCCTGGTGGCGCTGGCCGGCGGGCTGGCTTCCTCCACCGCGACCACCCTGACGCTCTCACGCCTCGGCCGGGGCAACGCGGCCGGGACGCCGGTGCTGGCCGGCGGGATCCTGCTGGCCGGGGCGGTGATGGTCGGGCGGGTGGTGGCGGTGGCCTTTGCCCTGAACCCGGCCTTGCTGCCGCTGCTGGCCTGGCCGCTGGGCGTCGCGATCCTGGTCCTGCTGGCGGGCGCGGCCTTGTGGCTGATGCGCCGCCCGAAAGCGGGCGGGCAGGGGCCTCTCCTGCAGCTGCAGAACCCTTTGGAGCTGGCGGTGACCTTCAAGCTGGTGGCGATCATCGCCCTGGTGATGCTGCTCTCCAAGATCGTGGGCGACCGCTTCGGCGAGGCCGGGATCTACGTGCTGGCCGCCGTGTCCGGCCTGGCCGACGTGGACGCCCTGACCCTGACCATGGCGCGCCAGGGCGGCGGCACCACCCCGCTGCCGACGGCGGCCACCGCCATCCTGATCGTGGTGGCGGTCAATTCCCTGGTGAAGGGCGCCATGGCCGCCGGGTTCGGCACGCCGCGCCTGGGCCTGGCGGTGACCGGGACCAGCCTGGCCGCGATCGCCGCCGGCGGGCTGGCCTATCTGCTGGGCTGA
- the denD gene encoding D-erythronate dehydrogenase, with amino-acid sequence MMRVLVTGGAGFIGRKLIARLLKDGQVGGTAISKITCFDVVAAQGLPADERLEIVTGDLSSPTQVGILVGKGQDAIWHLASAVSGECEQDFDLGYRVNLTGTLNVLDAARRAGNVPKMIFTSSVAAFGGPLPDPIPDSQILTPQTSYGAQKAACELFVADYSRKGMIDGRSLRLPTIVVRPGRPNAAASSFASSIVREPLAGEQVVCPVAPEAKMYSLSPRRVVDALIHAITIPSEEIGQVRSLTLPGLTYSQAEMMAALERVTSKKVVDRVEWKADPFVQKIVSGWPTTFTTPRAEKLGFERDSSLEEMIQAHIDDELGGSWAK; translated from the coding sequence ATGATGCGCGTTCTGGTCACCGGTGGGGCAGGTTTCATTGGCAGAAAGCTGATCGCAAGGCTTCTCAAGGACGGGCAGGTCGGCGGGACCGCCATCAGCAAGATCACCTGCTTCGACGTGGTGGCCGCCCAGGGCCTGCCGGCCGACGAGCGGCTGGAGATCGTCACCGGCGATTTGTCCTCGCCCACCCAGGTCGGCATCCTGGTCGGCAAGGGCCAGGACGCGATCTGGCACCTGGCCTCGGCGGTGAGCGGCGAGTGCGAGCAGGACTTCGACTTAGGGTATCGAGTCAACCTGACCGGCACGCTCAACGTGCTGGACGCCGCGCGCCGCGCCGGCAACGTGCCGAAGATGATCTTCACCTCCTCGGTGGCCGCCTTCGGCGGGCCGCTGCCCGATCCGATCCCCGACAGCCAGATCCTCACCCCGCAGACCTCGTACGGCGCCCAGAAGGCCGCCTGCGAGCTGTTCGTCGCCGATTACAGCCGCAAGGGCATGATCGACGGCCGCTCCTTGCGCCTGCCCACCATCGTGGTCCGCCCGGGCCGGCCCAACGCCGCGGCGTCCAGCTTCGCCAGCTCGATCGTGCGCGAGCCGCTGGCCGGCGAGCAGGTGGTCTGCCCGGTGGCGCCCGAGGCCAAGATGTACAGCCTGTCGCCGCGCCGGGTGGTCGACGCGCTGATCCACGCCATCACCATCCCGTCCGAGGAGATCGGCCAGGTCCGCTCCCTCACCTTGCCCGGCCTGACCTACAGCCAGGCCGAGATGATGGCGGCGCTGGAGCGGGTCACCTCGAAGAAGGTGGTCGACCGGGTCGAGTGGAAGGCTGACCCGTTCGTGCAGAAGATCGTGTCCGGCTGGCCCACCACCTTCACCACGCCGCGCGCCGAGAAGCTGGGCTTCGAGCGCGATTCCAGCCTGGAGGAAATGATCCAGGCCCATATCGACGACGAGCTGGGCGGCAGCTGGGCGAAGTGA
- a CDS encoding tripartite tricarboxylate transporter permease, with protein MDPLLQGLWLVLDPYNLMVMTLAGLFGMFVGAMPGLTATMATALLVPVTFFMAPVPAVAVIVTATAMAIFAGDIPGALIRIPGTPASAAYVADSYKLTQKGKAELVLGSCLVFSAIGGIFGSIVLALAAPALAEISLKFSSFEFFWIAIFGLTCAIFISTGHPIKGVVSVLLGLFLATVGIDPTAGQPRFNMGSVELMGGVSFIPVMIGMFAISELLRWVLGTRKLEELKTKRIGSVFKGQWELAKRYKVNVARSSVLGVIIGFLPGAGSDIAAWVTYAISKKFSKEPEKFGTGHIEGVIDAGAANNSALSGAWVPALVFGIPGDSITAIVIGVLYMKGLNPGPTLMLNQPEMLYAIFIVFLLANLVMLPLGWGAIKLFRYVLNVPREVLMPLILMACIVGSFAINNSLFGVGIMLVMGIVAYFMEENGFPIAPAILGLVLGELIESNFITSMMKANGDFLVFFERPISACLGVLVILAWGWLIWSGIRARPPLVSDEEGSTI; from the coding sequence ATGGACCCTCTGCTTCAGGGCCTCTGGCTGGTGCTGGATCCCTACAATCTCATGGTGATGACCCTGGCGGGTCTGTTCGGGATGTTCGTGGGCGCCATGCCGGGGCTGACCGCCACCATGGCGACCGCACTGCTGGTCCCGGTCACCTTCTTCATGGCGCCGGTGCCCGCGGTGGCGGTGATCGTGACCGCGACCGCCATGGCGATCTTCGCCGGTGACATCCCGGGCGCCTTGATCCGGATACCGGGCACCCCGGCCTCGGCCGCCTATGTCGCCGACAGCTACAAGCTGACCCAGAAGGGCAAGGCCGAGCTGGTGCTGGGCTCCTGCCTGGTGTTCTCGGCGATCGGCGGCATCTTCGGCAGCATCGTGCTGGCGCTGGCCGCACCGGCGCTGGCCGAGATCTCCTTGAAGTTCTCCTCGTTCGAGTTCTTCTGGATCGCGATCTTCGGCCTGACCTGCGCGATCTTCATCAGCACCGGCCACCCGATCAAGGGCGTGGTCTCGGTCCTGCTCGGCCTGTTCCTGGCCACGGTCGGCATCGATCCCACCGCCGGCCAGCCGCGCTTCAACATGGGCTCGGTGGAGCTGATGGGCGGGGTGAGCTTCATCCCGGTGATGATCGGCATGTTCGCGATCTCCGAACTGCTGCGCTGGGTGCTGGGCACCCGCAAGCTGGAGGAGCTCAAGACCAAGCGGATCGGCTCGGTGTTCAAGGGCCAGTGGGAGCTGGCCAAGCGCTACAAGGTCAACGTCGCGCGCAGCTCGGTGCTGGGCGTGATCATCGGCTTCCTGCCGGGCGCCGGCTCCGACATCGCCGCCTGGGTGACCTACGCGATCTCCAAGAAGTTCTCCAAGGAGCCGGAGAAGTTCGGGACCGGCCATATCGAGGGCGTCATCGACGCCGGTGCGGCCAACAATTCCGCGCTCAGCGGCGCCTGGGTCCCGGCCCTGGTGTTCGGCATTCCCGGCGATTCGATCACCGCGATCGTGATCGGGGTGCTCTACATGAAGGGCCTCAACCCCGGCCCGACCCTGATGCTGAACCAGCCGGAGATGCTCTACGCGATCTTCATCGTGTTCCTGCTGGCCAACCTGGTGATGCTCCCGCTCGGCTGGGGCGCGATCAAGCTGTTCCGCTACGTGCTGAACGTGCCGCGCGAAGTCCTGATGCCCTTGATCCTGATGGCCTGCATCGTCGGCAGCTTCGCCATCAACAACAGCCTGTTCGGCGTCGGCATCATGCTGGTCATGGGCATCGTCGCCTACTTCATGGAGGAGAACGGCTTCCCGATCGCCCCGGCGATCCTGGGCCTGGTGCTGGGCGAGCTGATCGAGAGCAACTTCATCACCTCGATGATGAAGGCCAACGGCGACTTCCTGGTGTTCTTCGAGCGGCCGATCTCGGCCTGCCTGGGGGTGCTGGTGATCCTGGCCTGGGGCTGGCTGATCTGGTCGGGGATCCGGGCGCGCCCGCCGCTGGTCAGCGACGAGGAAGGCTCCACGATCTGA
- a CDS encoding class I SAM-dependent methyltransferase produces the protein MSASDKVFAGSMPAAYDTWLVPLIFEDFAADLARRVVDGDPVRILETAAGSGVVPRALAPRLRADASYTITDLNQPMLDWAASRQPVDHRLAWQQADALDLPFADGSFDVVCCQFGVMFYPDRVAGYREARRVLKQGGRFLFNTWDRIQANDLPRDITAVLAAMFPEDPPQFLARTPHGYHDTAKIEADVRASGFGDVAIETLARESRAARARDPALAYCQGTPLRAEIEARAPGRLEQVTDQVAAILATLHGEGPVSGRIQAHVVVARRS, from the coding sequence ATGTCAGCCTCGGACAAGGTCTTTGCCGGGTCGATGCCGGCTGCCTACGACACCTGGCTGGTGCCGCTGATCTTCGAGGACTTCGCCGCCGACCTGGCCCGCCGGGTCGTGGACGGCGATCCGGTGCGGATCCTGGAGACCGCCGCCGGGAGTGGGGTCGTTCCCCGGGCGCTGGCGCCGCGTTTGCGCGCCGATGCCAGCTACACCATCACCGACCTGAACCAGCCGATGCTGGACTGGGCCGCCAGCCGGCAGCCGGTCGACCACCGCCTGGCCTGGCAGCAAGCCGACGCGCTGGACCTGCCTTTCGCCGACGGCAGCTTCGACGTGGTCTGCTGCCAGTTCGGCGTGATGTTCTATCCGGACCGGGTCGCCGGCTACCGGGAGGCCCGCCGCGTCCTGAAGCAGGGCGGCCGGTTCCTGTTCAACACCTGGGACCGGATCCAGGCCAACGACCTGCCCCGCGACATCACCGCGGTGCTGGCGGCGATGTTTCCCGAGGACCCGCCGCAATTCCTGGCGCGCACGCCGCATGGCTACCACGACACGGCGAAGATCGAGGCGGATGTGCGCGCAAGCGGGTTCGGCGACGTCGCGATCGAGACGCTTGCCCGGGAGTCCCGGGCGGCACGGGCGCGCGACCCGGCGCTGGCCTACTGCCAGGGCACGCCGCTGCGCGCCGAGATCGAGGCGCGGGCGCCCGGCCGGCTGGAGCAAGTCACCGACCAGGTCGCGGCCATCCTCGCCACGCTTCACGGCGAGGGGCCGGTCTCGGGCCGGATCCAGGCGCATGTGGTGGTGGCACGGAGGTCTTGA
- a CDS encoding DUF429 domain-containing protein → MKIIGVDFTSRPSKRKPITCASCHLAGGLLRFEAFLDLPSFADFEAVLSSPGPWIAGIDFPFGMPLRFLDTVEADEWRRPWPDYVAHARSLGRSGFRDALERYKAPRPVGDKEHRRAADQAARSISPQKLYGVPVALMFFEGAVRLIQAGVHVPLLHATGDPRVVVEAYPGVLARRLIGKRSYKSDDRRKQTAEQKDARAGLLEKLLSPSLAHGCGVRVEAPAALAEDPSGDRLDALLCAVQAAWAWRERDRNYGIPAQADRREGWISDPGLHQALDGSPA, encoded by the coding sequence ATGAAGATCATCGGCGTCGATTTCACCAGCCGCCCGTCGAAGCGAAAGCCCATCACCTGTGCCTCATGCCATCTGGCTGGCGGCCTCCTGCGCTTCGAAGCCTTTCTCGACCTGCCGTCGTTCGCCGATTTCGAGGCTGTCCTGTCCAGCCCCGGTCCGTGGATCGCGGGCATCGACTTTCCGTTCGGCATGCCGCTCCGCTTCCTCGACACGGTGGAGGCGGACGAGTGGCGCCGGCCCTGGCCGGACTATGTCGCCCATGCCCGTTCCCTGGGGCGGAGCGGCTTTCGCGACGCCTTGGAGCGCTACAAGGCGCCTCGGCCCGTCGGCGACAAGGAGCATCGCCGCGCCGCCGACCAGGCGGCCCGCTCGATCAGCCCGCAGAAGCTGTACGGCGTCCCGGTCGCCCTGATGTTCTTCGAGGGCGCCGTCCGCCTGATCCAGGCGGGCGTCCATGTCCCGCTCCTGCACGCCACCGGCGACCCCCGGGTGGTCGTGGAAGCCTATCCCGGCGTGCTGGCCCGCCGCCTGATCGGGAAGCGGTCGTACAAGAGCGATGATCGCCGCAAGCAGACCGCGGAGCAGAAGGATGCCCGCGCCGGCCTGCTGGAGAAACTCCTGTCCCCGTCCCTGGCGCATGGGTGCGGCGTGCGGGTCGAGGCCCCGGCCGCCCTGGCCGAGGATCCAAGCGGCGACCGGCTGGATGCGCTTCTCTGTGCCGTGCAGGCCGCCTGGGCCTGGCGGGAGCGGGACCGGAACTACGGCATTCCCGCCCAGGCCGACCGGCGCGAGGGCTGGATCTCGGATCCGGGCCTCCATCAGGCTTTGGACGGCAGCCCAGCCTGA
- a CDS encoding 4-hydroxyproline epimerase, with protein sequence MNRTFFCVDGHTCGNPVRLVAGGGPDLKGATMSEKRQDFLANWDWVRTSLMFEPRGHDVMSGSILYPPTSPDGDVGILFIETSGCLPMCGHGTIGTVTMAIEQGHVVPKTPGRLLLDVPAGRVVAEYVQDGRFVEKVKLTNVASYLAMNEVRVDCPELGELVVDIAYGGNFYAIVEPQKNFRDMAELSAGQIQRLSPELRRRLRDLVEPVHPLDPTIRGVSHIQWTGAPTQKGAHARNAVFYGDKAIDRSPCGTGTSARMAQLAAKGRLKPGDSFVHESIIGSLFEGQVEAATELSGVAAIVPSIAGWARTTGYNTILVDDRDPFWRGFSVV encoded by the coding sequence TTGAACCGCACCTTCTTCTGCGTGGACGGCCATACCTGCGGCAACCCGGTGCGGCTGGTGGCCGGCGGCGGTCCGGACCTGAAGGGCGCCACCATGTCCGAGAAGCGCCAGGACTTCCTGGCGAACTGGGACTGGGTGCGCACCTCGCTGATGTTCGAGCCGCGCGGCCACGACGTGATGTCCGGCTCGATCCTCTATCCGCCGACCAGCCCGGACGGCGATGTCGGCATCCTGTTCATCGAGACCTCCGGCTGCCTGCCGATGTGCGGCCACGGCACCATCGGCACGGTCACCATGGCGATCGAGCAGGGCCATGTGGTGCCGAAAACGCCCGGCCGCCTGCTGCTGGACGTGCCGGCCGGCCGGGTGGTCGCCGAGTATGTCCAGGACGGCCGCTTCGTGGAGAAGGTCAAGCTCACCAACGTCGCCTCCTACCTCGCCATGAACGAGGTGCGGGTGGACTGCCCGGAGCTGGGCGAGCTGGTGGTCGACATCGCCTATGGCGGCAATTTCTACGCCATCGTCGAGCCGCAGAAGAACTTCCGCGACATGGCGGAGCTTTCCGCCGGGCAGATCCAGCGCCTGTCGCCGGAACTGCGCCGGCGGCTGCGCGACCTGGTGGAGCCGGTCCACCCGCTGGACCCGACCATCCGGGGGGTCAGCCACATCCAGTGGACCGGCGCGCCCACCCAGAAGGGGGCCCATGCCCGCAACGCGGTGTTCTACGGCGACAAGGCGATCGACCGCAGCCCGTGCGGCACCGGCACCTCGGCGCGGATGGCGCAGCTGGCCGCCAAGGGCCGGCTGAAGCCCGGCGACTCGTTCGTGCACGAGAGCATCATCGGCTCCCTGTTCGAGGGGCAGGTGGAAGCGGCCACCGAGCTTTCCGGGGTGGCGGCGATCGTGCCGTCGATCGCCGGCTGGGCGCGCACCACCGGGTACAACACGATCCTGGTCGACGACCGCGACCCGTTCTGGCGGGGCTTTTCGGTGGTGTGA
- a CDS encoding SDR family NAD(P)-dependent oxidoreductase yields MSGWAIYPSLKGRSVFISGGGSGIGASITEAFAQQGARVAFCDLSEEPSRELVARLGQDGHGEVLFQKADVRDIEQLRATIARAAEVNGPITVLVNNAARDDRHSFETVTPEYWDERYAVNLRHQFFAAQAVYPMMKDAGGGSIINFGSTSWMMGLGGMPAYTSAKSAVAGLTRGLARDFGPANIRVNGIAPGWIMTERQKSLWLTPEGEEELMKRQCLKRQLQPVEMARLTLFLASDDSSAMTNQTYVADGGWV; encoded by the coding sequence ATGAGCGGCTGGGCGATCTATCCGAGCCTGAAGGGCCGGTCGGTCTTCATCAGCGGGGGCGGCTCCGGCATCGGCGCCAGCATCACCGAGGCTTTCGCGCAGCAGGGCGCCAGGGTGGCGTTCTGCGACCTGAGCGAGGAGCCCAGCCGGGAGCTGGTCGCCCGGCTGGGGCAGGACGGCCATGGCGAGGTCCTGTTCCAGAAGGCGGATGTCCGCGACATCGAGCAGCTGCGCGCCACGATCGCCCGGGCGGCCGAGGTGAACGGCCCCATCACCGTCCTGGTCAACAACGCCGCCCGCGACGACCGGCACAGCTTCGAGACGGTCACCCCGGAATACTGGGACGAGCGCTACGCGGTGAACCTGCGCCACCAGTTCTTCGCCGCCCAGGCAGTCTACCCGATGATGAAGGACGCCGGCGGCGGCTCGATCATCAATTTCGGCTCGACCAGCTGGATGATGGGCCTGGGCGGGATGCCGGCCTACACCTCGGCCAAGTCGGCGGTGGCCGGGCTGACCCGGGGGCTTGCCCGCGACTTCGGGCCCGCCAACATCCGGGTCAACGGTATCGCGCCCGGCTGGATCATGACCGAGCGGCAAAAGTCGCTGTGGCTGACCCCGGAGGGCGAGGAGGAGCTGATGAAGCGCCAGTGCCTCAAGCGCCAGCTCCAGCCGGTCGAGATGGCGAGGCTCACCCTGTTCCTGGCTTCCGACGACAGTTCGGCGATGACCAACCAGACCTATGTCGCGGATGGCGGCTGGGTCTGA